ctgaagactggtttgatatcagacatggagatgcagagtttggagtttgcccagctggtttcctgtcttgctttggagattacaattaagtgattggataaatctcagaagagacttcggactttaaacattgttgagaccgccatagactatggggactttggaaattTGACTAAATGTCATTATTATTATGAGGTATGGCCCCTATCGGCTCATGTTTTGACCAAGCCTATGGGGACCAGGAAGTGGAGTGTAATTATTCAAACATGCTTGGCTCAATAGGgtggcactcttaggagatgTGACTTTATtggtgtaggtgtggccttgatggaggaagtgtgtcactgtgggaacaGGTAATgtgaccctcctcctaaccatgtgAGAACCAGTCTTCTCTTAGCTTCTTTCAAAACAAGAGGTAGAATTCTAAGCTCCTTTAGTTCCATGTTGCTGTGtacctgccttgataataatgaactgaacctctgaacctgtaagccatccccaattaaatgttattctttctgagttgccttggtcatggtgtctgttaatAGCATTAAATCCCAAACTAAAACAGAATAGAAATCTTAAAGGGAGTGGTGTAGGGTTCAAGAATCATTGAAGAATGATACTCTAGACTCAGGTAGTATGCAATAGCAAaaaaaagtgtttattcagctaaTTTTCCTGCATACAGTGGCCTCCCCCATTGGGTATAGAAACCTGAGATGGACTGTCAGGTCATTTTTATTGTCAGTTACAGGAATTCCAGGGAGTGTTATGTGCCATTTTACCTTGATTGGTTAGCTCTATCCCTGGGCTTCTGACTGATTCTACAACAGGTTTGGCTCTGGAGATGTTCAAGGGAGTTGCTTACTCATTCAAGCTACCTATTCTTTCTTCAGGCCAAATGACAAGGTGTCCTCAGATTGGCTGTCTCATTCATGGATCCTGGTTCTTATTTTTGGGAAACAGGAATTTAGTCCTTATCTCTCAAATTGTCATTTTTGCAACCTATCATGGAGTAATTCTGGCTATGGCTTACTCAGTCCTCTCATTATCAAACCCTTCCCTTCAAAGCTCAAGGAGCATGTgtaaaggaggcagaaagattgtagaaGCCAATGAAAATGGATGATAGCAGTGATACCAGTTAAACAGGCCCTTATACATAGACAGGACTGGCAGAACTCTGTGGGTCATAAAAACAGTAGCAGCATTCACAAAGCGTTCCCAAGACCATGCTAGATGTGATCCTAGTACTGAGAGGGTAAGTAGACACAAGCCCTCATTCCTAAgctagaaaatgtctccacttgaACTGATCTCAAGGGAAACATTAGCTTTCTCTAATGGAGTCCTATTGAATATCCAAACCATGCTTAAGGCTGAGCCTCATATCCAGTATTGCATGGccaaccccaaacaaacaatggTATGTTTGTCCCATAATACTTGGTTTGggccttttaaattttaaaggtcttttacttatatattattgtttcctgtggtgttgtgtgtgtgtgtgtgtgtgtgtgtgtgtgcatatgtttcttgagctttttcttttttgttgcattttctatttgtttgaactatttttttttatttgcccaTTTTTCTAAattgagagaaaatgagagagagaggggggagggagggagggagaggaagagggagagggagagggagggaggatcttGGACCCTATTAAGAAGGAGAAAATAatgagaatatattgtatgaaaaatacttttaataaaaatgataagttGAGAATGGCTTTCTTATTGTCTGATCCTTAAATAGCAGATACAGTATTGctattatttattactataagCATTAGTCTGTATGATTCAATGCTTTGAAATTTTGTCAATCTCCAAAACTCCCACTGAaaagtaatttaattttaaaaaaaatcttagggaGTTCAGTGACACAAGGTATATAACTAAACACTAGAAATACACATACAGCAGTTCATTATGCCAAAATTAAAttatatggagagaaacttagAGCAATTTCACCTAAATCTGGAACAAGACAAGTCTGTTGATTCACTTCCTATCCCAAATGTTATATTGTTGAAGACAATATAACATTTGAcattctagctagaacaataagacaactaatgTCAATCAAGTATATAGAAACTGGAAATGAAAGAAGTCAGTTTTGCTATTTGAATGTAATATGATACTGTATAAAAAATGACCTCAAAAAGTCTACCAacaaactcctacagctgataaacacctttagcAATGTAGGTGGATTCACagttaactcaaagaaatcagtgcCCCTCCTTTATGCAAAGTATGAACAAGCTGAGGAAGAAGTTACAgagatgacacccttcacaatagccacaaataatgtaaaatatcttgttgTAACTCTAACCGACAAGAAAGTGAAAGGCaagtgtgacaagaacttcaagtctctgaagaaagaaattgaagatattagaagatcaaagttttctcatgctcatggatgaATAGGATTAATTTACAgacagcaatctacagattcaatacaatttcCTACGAAtatctaaatacatttttttatagaCATCGACAGAACAAGTCCCAACttcttgtgaaaaaaaaaaaaaaaagaaaccaggatagctaaaacaatcctgtacaataaaattATTGGTGGTATCACTGTCCCTGATCTCAAggtgtactacagaacaataataataaaaactttatggTATTCATATAGAAACAGGCAGGTTGATTAATAGAATTGAATTGAAGAAAcacaaataaacccacacacctatggataccTAATTTTTGACACAGAAGTCAAACCATACAATGGGAAAAGCATAACATCTTTAGCAAATGGTGCTTGTCTAACTGGATGCctacatgtagaagaaagcaaaaattTACATTCATTTAAATCCCATAGATGTTTTTCATTCTATGGCAGTTactaaattctttaaaatgtatttgatattaaaattgtAAGATTCAATGTGAAGAGCCATGTCTCCAGGTTGCTGTTCCAACAGTACAGAAGTTTACTGAAGTCTACAGGCTTCATGTCTGACTAACTTAACTATGTGGTATTTGTTATTTGCAAgtgttttattattcatttaccTTTTACAAAAACAATCGATGTGTATTTAATATACATTGTAAGGGTTGGAGcagacttaatttaaaaaaaaaaaacaaacaaaacaataataaaaacctaGCTTAGAAATCAAGGAGAAAGGACAGACAGTCTAAGGAAAAGGACGACACAAAAGAAAAGGCAGACCGCTTGTGTCAGGGCTCTTGGCTGGAGACCTGCTTTGAATAGGTCTCTTGCAGGTACTTCTTAAATGCTGTAGGGGTTTTTTCAGAGCTCTGTAGCATGTGTCTTCAAAGGGCTATCAATGTTGGGTTCTCCTAGCAGGCTCTGGATAGAGAACAAGATGGTCCTGACCTCATAGAGTGCAGACCACTTAGCCTTGAGGATGTCCAGGCAGATGTTGCCCTGGGTGTCCTGCGGTGGTAGCAAGGTGTGAGGAACTTCTCTGTGGGTGCGTTGTAAGGGTAGCCACTGGGGAACTCTAGGGAGAGGTTATACCTCAGGTCTTCATAGACAGTGCCGATTGCTACGTGGAAGGTCCCTACCCAATTGAACAGGTAGTCTGATTCATGGAAGGCAGAAATTACTTTGTCACCAGACATCATGAGGGTCATCAGCTCCTGCTGTACCCGCTTGCCCACAGGACCCTGAGCGGTGCCCCTGCAGGGTTCAGCTCCTTTTCGAAGGGCAGCAATGCTGGCAGCAGCTGGGTCGCAGTTTTGCAAGGCCATCCCAGAGGTGCTGGCACCGAGACAGGAGTGTGGAGATGAAATCACAAGTGTTTTATAATAAAggtataatatattatttaatgattttttaaaagtagttgaGAAATGTTTCAAAgactaaaatatttctaaacaaagTTCAGAATTCTGTCATcaccataattatttttaatatttcaacttTAGTTTTTCCCCTTCATTCCTCTGAGTCCCTTTCAATAATTCTCTAACCCCCCTCTTCATCTactccttctctttttctatttAGAAATGAGCAGGCCTCCCAGAAACATCAAGAAAACATGGCATTtcaagttacagtaagactaggcaaCTCCCTTCATATTATGATTAGACAGGGCAAACCTATATGAGTAAAATGGTACCCCAAACCAGCAAAAGTgtcaaagacattttcttttcccaCAGGAGTCCCCAAATAAGGCCAAGCTTCACAGCTATATACATATGCAGAGGATTATGTTCAGTCCCGTGCATTATCCATAATTGGCAGTTCAGTCCAAGTTAGTcaattctgtgggttttcttgggGTGTCCTTGATGTCTCAGGCTCCTATAATCCCTTTCTACCCACTTTTCAGTGTTCCCTAAACCCCGACTAATGTttcactgtgggtctctgcatctttttctATCCATTGCTAGATGAAACTGCTATGACAGTTGCACTTAGGTGCCAATTTATGGGTATAGCGGAATAGCAATAGGAATCAGAATTCTTTAAATAAAGCTTAACATGATTCTGTTAGAGATGCAAAGCACAAGGGCAGTATTGGAAAGACTATTGTGATAAAGTTTTTGATGGAATTGAAAGTTCA
This portion of the Apodemus sylvaticus chromosome 1, mApoSyl1.1, whole genome shotgun sequence genome encodes:
- the LOC127682621 gene encoding ubiquitin-conjugating enzyme E2 C-like codes for the protein MALQNCDPAAASIAALRKGAEPCRGTAQGPVGKRVQQELMTLMMSGDKVISAFHESDYLFNWVGTFHVAIGTWLPLQRTHREVPHTLLPPQDTQGNICLDILKAKWSALYEVRTILFSIQSLLGEPNIDSPLKTHATEL